Proteins from a single region of Struthio camelus isolate bStrCam1 chromosome W, bStrCam1.hap1, whole genome shotgun sequence:
- the LOC104138516 gene encoding alpha-N-acetylneuraminate alpha-2,8-sialyltransferase ST8SIA3 — MRSCKMVRVASVLGLVMLSIALLILSLISYVSLKKDNIFGAPRSAGAGGPRMYMFHAGFRSQFALKFLDPSFVPITNSLTHELQEKPSKWTFNRTAFAHQRQEILQHVDVIKNFSLTKNSVRIGQLMHYDYSSHKYVFSISNNFRSLLPDVSPILNKHYNICAVVGNSGILTGSQCGQEIDKSDFVFRCNFAPTEAFQRDVGRKTNLTTFNPSILEKYYNNLLTIQDRNNFFLSLKKLDGAILWIPAFFFHTSATVTRTLVDFFVEHRGQLKVQLAWPGNIMQHVNRYWKNKHLSPKRLSTGILMYTLASAICEEIHLYGFWPFGFDPNTREDLPYHYYDKKGTKFTTKWQESHQLPAEFQLLYRMHGEGLAKLTLSHCA; from the exons ATGCGGAGCTGCAAGATGGTCCGGGTGGCCAGCGTGCTGGGGCTGGTGATGCTCAGCATCGCGCTGCTCATCCTCTCCCTCATCAGCTACGTCTCCCTCAAGAAGGACAACATCTTcggcgcgccccgctccgccggcgcggGCGGGCCCCGCATGTACATGTTCCACGCGGGATTCAG GTCCCAGTTCGCCCTGAAGTTCCTGGACCCCTCGTTTGTGCCCATTACAAACTCCCTGACCCACGAGCTGCAGGAGAAGCCCTCCAAATGGACGTTCAACAGGACAGCGTTCGCACATCAGAG gcAAGAAATCCTTCAGCATGTTGATGTAAtaaaaaatttttctttgacTAAGAACAGTGTTCGGATTGGACAGCTGATGCATTATGATTATTCCAGCCATAAGTATGTTTTTTCTATTAGCAATAACTTCAGATCACTGCTTCCAGATGTGTCACCAATCCTGAATAAGCATTATAACATTTGCGCCGTGGTTGGGAATAGTGGAATCCTGACTGGAAGTCAGTGTGGACAAGAAATAGAtaaatctgattttgtttttcgtTGCAATTTTGCTCCAACTGAGGCTTTCCAAAGAGATGTTGGAAGGAAAACCAATCTTACAACCTTCAATCCCAGCATCCTGGAGAAGTATTACAACAATCTTTTGACCATTCAGGATcgcaacaacttttttttaagtttaaaaaagctTGATGGGGCCATTCTTTGGATCCCCGCTTTTTTCTTCCACACGTCAGCAACAGTCACAAGAACACTGGTTGACTTCTTTGTTGAGCATAGAGGGCAACTAAAAGTCCAGTTGGCTTGGCCAGGAAATATAATGCAACATGTTAACAG ATACTGGAAAAACAAGCATTTGTCACCCAAGCGCCTGAGCACAGGTATTCTCATGTACACCCTTGCTTCTGCGATATGTGAAGAGATTCACTTGTATGGATTCTGGCCGTTCGGATTCGATCCCAACACCCGGGAAGATCTCCCATACCATTACTATGATAAGAAAGGAACAAAGTTTACGACCAAGTGGCAGGAGTcccaccagctgcctgcagagTTCCAGCTGCTCTACAGGATGCACGGTGAAGGACTGGCCAAACTCACCTTGTCGCATTGTGCCTAA